In Archangium violaceum, the following are encoded in one genomic region:
- a CDS encoding ComEA family DNA-binding protein has product MTRTGALAVASLGLLGLGVVARGRWPGSSPALGCEPGAVRVVDGVAVCGEGDALSAPQRLLLGQKLDLNAVSESELAGVPGVGRSLARRLVQEREVRGRFASWTEVADVPGVGAARLETLQATTELR; this is encoded by the coding sequence GTGACCCGGACCGGTGCGCTCGCGGTGGCCTCGCTCGGGCTGTTGGGCCTGGGAGTGGTGGCTCGCGGGCGCTGGCCGGGGTCCTCGCCCGCGCTGGGCTGTGAGCCCGGCGCGGTGCGTGTGGTAGATGGGGTGGCGGTGTGCGGGGAGGGGGATGCTCTCTCCGCCCCGCAGCGCCTGCTGCTGGGCCAGAAGTTGGATCTCAACGCCGTCTCCGAGTCCGAGCTCGCGGGGGTGCCCGGGGTAGGGCGCTCGCTCGCCCGGCGTCTGGTCCAGGAGCGCGAGGTTCGAGGCCGATTTGCCTCCTGGACGGAGGTGGCGGACGTGCCCGGGGTGGGCGCTGCCCGGTTGGAGACCCTCCAGGCGACAACGGAGCTACGGTAG
- a CDS encoding glycosyltransferase family 2 protein: protein MAELVFWCAAVLLVHTYFLYPVFLFALDGAAQVLHNVRYMRSGASRRRGERPGELPRVSLVVAAYNEASCIEEKLRNSLALDYPANRFEVLIGSDGSTDGTDERVLRCTDERVRLSAAPRGGKTSVLNRCIPVAKGDIVLLSDANTMIEPEAVKRLVRHFEDPEVGAVCGQLRLFNPTKAEYEESTYWTYESLIKFYEGKRGAVVGANGGLYAIRRSLFNALPPATIVDDFVIPLRILEKGYKVVYEPEAVAHEETTEDYGKEFGRRARIAAGNFQSLRMVPGLLSPLAGFPAFAFWSHKLLRWCAPVLMALALVANLFLLHSPLYRLTLAGQVLFYGLAFLGKKGLLKGTARRVASVAYYFVTMNLAIVVGFWRFLRNTQRAAWDRTARAPSS from the coding sequence ATGGCGGAGCTGGTGTTCTGGTGTGCCGCGGTGCTGCTGGTGCACACGTACTTTCTGTACCCGGTGTTCCTGTTCGCCCTGGATGGGGCGGCGCAGGTGCTGCACAACGTACGCTACATGCGCTCGGGGGCGAGCCGGCGTCGGGGTGAGCGGCCGGGCGAGCTGCCGCGGGTGAGCCTGGTGGTGGCGGCCTACAACGAGGCGAGCTGCATCGAGGAGAAGCTGCGCAACAGCCTGGCGTTGGACTATCCGGCGAATCGCTTCGAGGTGTTGATCGGCTCGGACGGCTCGACGGACGGGACGGATGAGCGGGTGCTGCGGTGCACGGACGAGCGGGTGCGGCTGTCGGCGGCGCCTCGTGGGGGGAAGACGTCGGTGCTGAACCGGTGCATCCCGGTGGCGAAGGGGGACATCGTGTTGCTGTCGGACGCCAACACGATGATCGAGCCGGAGGCGGTGAAGCGGCTGGTGCGGCACTTCGAGGACCCCGAGGTGGGGGCGGTGTGCGGGCAGCTGCGGCTCTTCAACCCGACGAAGGCCGAGTACGAGGAGAGCACGTACTGGACCTACGAGTCGCTCATCAAGTTCTACGAGGGAAAGCGCGGGGCGGTGGTGGGGGCGAACGGGGGGCTGTACGCCATCCGCCGCTCGCTGTTCAACGCGCTGCCGCCGGCGACGATCGTGGACGACTTCGTGATTCCGCTGCGCATCCTGGAGAAGGGCTACAAGGTGGTCTACGAGCCCGAGGCGGTGGCGCACGAGGAGACGACGGAGGACTACGGGAAGGAGTTCGGGCGGAGGGCGCGCATCGCGGCGGGTAACTTCCAGAGCCTGCGGATGGTGCCGGGGCTGCTGTCGCCGCTGGCGGGCTTCCCGGCGTTCGCCTTCTGGTCGCACAAGCTGCTGCGCTGGTGCGCGCCGGTGCTGATGGCCCTGGCGCTGGTGGCGAACCTCTTCCTGTTGCACAGCCCGCTCTATCGGCTGACGCTGGCGGGGCAGGTGCTGTTCTACGGGCTGGCGTTCCTGGGGAAGAAGGGGCTGCTGAAGGGAACGGCCCGGCGCGTGGCGTCGGTGGCCTACTACTTCGTCACCATGAACCTGGCGATCGTGGTCGGCTTCTGGCGCTTCCTGCGCAACACCCAGCGCGCCGCATGGGATCGCACGGCGCGCGCTCCGTCCTCCTAG